In one window of Electrophorus electricus isolate fEleEle1 chromosome 15, fEleEle1.pri, whole genome shotgun sequence DNA:
- the nlrx1 gene encoding NLR family member X1, translating into MWRLGRTATQTNVPQKFHSAATAKTDFRGMRKTRTSLLLSRGIGPHGSVWNERIQLMNSPSTAFNLRLFSYSISDADPVNIHKQRLLLWFSHLPREEKQFGGYFSPETMHVEPLILKRNPEDGKGLSTSPYKGNASVSHALTVEQLFDGSQSDGQGRGPNVLLYGAVGTGKSTVVRKLVLDWCAGSVLSQFKLVLPFSCEDLSNLSKSTSLRDLVGRKYVHLRKTAFVNGDGNQAREVLFIFNGMEKMNLDFRIGSTDLCSDPNEALPPAAIVVNLLRKYLLPEASILITTRLSAVDYIPKKYVSRYVQICGFNDPDRQRAYFTSRLLLQSGEKPNKEAESLIEMLYLNLQKESQLATACFLPSYCWLTCAILHLLHFTDVHAPIRTLTGIYTSFLGLNFEGEVLATGDASSQEPQTSLMLYVVRTVGKLAFDGVTSKRTSFSKKDLEQWIGGQTKTDEELQQLAVFRTDVLDFFLVPCVERNKNLTELDDKRYVFAVPAMQDYLAALYVVLGENKSAMEKVTNQLSVIIGQAGEDVTALLSILSKFLPLRIFAIFNLVKLFPKLFERVSSLSRGRIANTMAAEMFRSEDSFNEDVLDQVEQSLLGVQGPQLQQEDDTGPFELYPIFKGGLLHYGNRRLLDQLGCSIKSSTVAQITHTLKKQLIKGSRLVLPPTELMDLLVLLYELQNPQLMAEVLQPIKAIKLSTVRMTPLKCFVLSSVLDCTPSTFLLNELDLSSCHITPELLPMLWPAFHHTRSLNLQFNSLGPESCALLRDLLLGPSCTIKSLQLCDNSLLDSGASLLLDALPGNKSLQKLSLMHTGLGDCTALKMAERLSQHTGLQELNVAYNNIGDDAALTLADACREHPTVHTVHLYLNQLTDAGKRSLHIRGVPQKKGGRRVKTLASVTEGSDISEDWHPILNVIGKNSLLWERERVREQLRVFLKDLEWGRQQHHSFWKKLHFHRVESVVRKTLRMLETSSTTGTTPASK; encoded by the exons ATGTGGCGGCTTGGGAGGACGGCGACACAAACAAATGTGCCCCAAAAGTTTCACTCAGCAGCTACAGCAAAAA CTGACTTCCGTGGTATGAGAAAGACAAGGACCTCCCTGCTTCTCAG CAGAGGGATAGGTCCTCATGGAAGTGTGTGGAATGAACGGATACAATTAATGAATTCACCATCCACTGCTTTCAATTTGAGGTTATTTAGTTATAGCATATCTGATGCAG ATCCTGTAAACATCCACAAACAGAGGTTACTGTTATGGTTCAGTCACCTTCCCCGGGAAGAAAAGCAGTTTGGGGGTTACTTTTCTCCTGAGACAATGCATGTAGAGCCACTAATCCTGAAGAGGAACCCAGAGGATGGAAAAGGCCTTTCAACCAGTCCCTATAAGGGAAATGCATCAGTGAGCCATGCTCTCACAGTCGAGCAGCTTTTTGACGGAAGTCAAAGTGATGGCCAGGGACGAGGACCAAATGTTCTGCTGTATGGGGCTGTTGGTACTGGGAAGAGCACAGTTGTTCGCAAGCTGGTTTTGGACTGGTGTGCTGGGTCTGTGCTGTCCCAGTTCAAGTTAGTGCTGCCCTTTTCATGTGAAGACCTCTCTAATTTGTCCAAATCCACATCACTGAGAGACCTTGTGGGTAGAAAGTATGTGCACCTTCGAAAGACAGCATTTGTTAATGGAGATGGTAATCAGGCTAGAGAGGTACTCTTTATTTTCAATGGCATGGAGAAGATGAACTTAGACTTTAGGATTGGCTCCACCGACCTATGCAGTGATCCTAATGAGGCACTTCCACCAGCAGCCATTGTGGTTAACCTGCTTAGGAAGTACCTCCtacctgag GCCAGCATTTTGATTACAACCAGACTGTCTGCTGTAGATTATATCCCCAAAAAGTACGTTAGCCGCTATGTTCAGATCTGTGGGTTCAACGATCCTGATCGCCAGAGAGCCTACTTCACAAGCAGATTGTTACTGCAAAGTGGAGAGAAGCCAAACAAGGAGGCAGAATCTCTGATCGAGATGCTCTACCTCAACCTTCAGAAGGAAAGCCAGCTGGCCACAGCCTGCTTCTTACCTTCCTACTGCTGGCTCACCTGTGCCATTCTACACTTACTGCACTTCACTGATGTCCATGCACCCATTCGCACTCTTACAGGTATCTACACCAGCTTCCTGGGGCTCAACTTTGAAGGAGAGGTGCTGGCCACGGGAGACGCATCTTCACAAGAGCCCCAGACGTCATTGATGCTTTACGTGGTTCGCACTGTAGGGAAGCTGGCTTTTGATGGAGTGACTAGTAAGCGCACATCGTTTTCCAAGAAAGACCTAGAACAGTGGATAGGTGGACAGACTAAAACTGACGAAGAACTTCAGCAGCTGGCAGTGTTTCGCACAGATGTGCTGGACTTTTTTCTGGTGCCTTGTGTTGAACGTAATAAAAATCTTACTGAGCTGGATGACAAACGATATGTCTTTGCAGTTCCTGCCATGCAGGACTATCTGGCTGCACTTTATGTTGTTCTTGGTGAGAATAAGAGTGCTATGGAGAAGGTGACTAATCAGTTGTCAGTAATAATTGGACAAGCTGGCGAGGATGTCACTGCTTTATTGAGCATCCTCTCCAAGTTTCTACCTCTCAGGATCTTCGCCATTTTCAACTTGGTGAAATTGTTCCCAAAACTTTTTGAGCGTGTCAGCAGTCTTAGCAGGGGTCGTATTGCCAACACCATGGCTGCAGAAATGTTTCGTTCAGAAGACAGTTTCAACGAAGATGTTTTAGATCAAGTGGAGCAAAGCCTGCTAGGAGTGCAGGGCCCGCAGCTGCAGCAAGAAGACGACACTGGGCCCTTCGAGCTGTACCCTATTTTTAAGGGAGGACTTCTTCATTATGGCAACAGAAGATTGCTGGATCAGCTGGGCTGCAGCATCAAGAGCTCCACGGTGGCGCAGATCACTCACACGCTTAAGAAGCAGCTGATCAAGGGGAGCCGCCTGGTTCTGCCTCCTACCGAGTTGATGGACCTCCTGGTTCTGCTCTACGAGCTCCAGAACCCGCAGCTCATGGCTGAGGTCCTGCAACCCATCAAGGCCATCAAGCTGTCCACCGTGCGGATGACCCCCCTCAAGTGCTTTGTCTTGAGCTCGGTGCTGGACTGCACACCCTCCACCTTCCTATTGAACGAGCTCGACCTTTCCTCCTGCCACATCACCCCAGAACTGCTACCCATGCTGTGGCCGGCCTTTCATCACACCCGGAGCCTCAA TCTGCAGTTTAACAGCCTGGGTCCTGAATCATGTGCACTGCTGCGAGATCTGCTACTTGGACCCAGCTGTACAATTAAATCACTACA GTTGTGTGATAACTCCTTGTTGGACAGCGGAGCGAGTCTTCTGCTGGATGCTCTGCCTGGTAACAAGTCTTTGCAGAAGCTATCTTTGATGCATACTGGCCTGGGAGACTGTACTGCGCTTAAGATGGCAGAGCGGTTGAGCCAGCATACTGGCTTACAGGAGCTAAATGTGGCCTACAACAACATTGGAGACGATGCGGCACTGACCCTGGCCGACGCCTGCAGAGAGCATCCGACTGTCCACACTGTGCA CCTGTACCTGAATCAGTTGACTGACGCTGGCAAACGGTCACTGCACATTCGCGGTGTCCCGCAGAAGAAAGGGGGCAGGCGTGTGAAAACTCTCGCATCGGTGACGGAGGGGTCGGACATCTCGGAGGACTGGCACCCCATCCTGAACGTGATAGGGAAGAACTCACTgttgtgggagagagagcgcgtgcgTGAGCAGCTGCGGGTCTTCCTGAAGGACCTGGAGTGGGGACGACAGCAACACCACAGCTTCTGGAAGAAGCTGCACTTCCACAGAGTGGAGAGTGTGGTGAGGAAAACCCTACGAATGCTGGAGACAAGCAGCACAACAGGCACCACACctgcttcaaaataa
- the pdzd3a gene encoding Na(+)/H(+) exchange regulatory cofactor NHE-RF3 has protein sequence MKYTAGPGDATELPQKFTFNPKEGIDNPALVISDDAGPDLCPRLCLLKREEGEGFGFYLREDQGCRGHVVQQVTPWSAAQRSGLRDGDRILEVNEHFVDNQEHSEVVQKVRASGLHVCLLVLGAEEYECAVSDGTNLMALVRAHRGDGYARPRLYHINREPGFGFGFSIIPIEGDRGRYYLNPAIEGPAERAGVQAGDHLLWINGVMVSTLSHSALSKMIKRCGEYVTILVIDSTSEESYIRRKLPIVPAFACTHNLLHRPKTLHLVQGLQGYGFLLRQEKLTSGRIAHVLREVDPCSPAEAAGMEDGDLLLAVNGEQVEGLEHEDIVSRIRKSGQQVTFTTISIQGRDYFTQLGFSPLLFYEQNIPKREHFPELTLPRKDVHTNRSCPRLCVLHKEARGFGFILACNQNKPGPYIGQVTAGCAGERAGLWEGDVIVEVNGQNVEHEHFEEVMRLIKKAGTSLRLLVVKGTGYEARRNSGLPINPGLIPEGTQPPDSTTDYFV, from the exons ATGAAATACACCGCAG GGCCAGGGGATGCGACAGAGTTGCCACA aaagTTCACTTTCAACCCAAAAGAGGGGATTGACAATCCGGCCCTGGTTATCTCAGATGATGCAG GTCCAGACCTGTGTCCACGTCTGTGCCTGTTAAAGCGAGAGGAGGGTGAAGGCTTTGGATTCTACCTGCGGGAGGACCAGGGTTGCAGGGGCCATGTGGTGCAGCAGGTGACTCCATGGAGCGCAGCACAGCGCAGCGGGCTGAGGGACGGAGACCGCATTCTTGAGGTCAATGAGCACTTTGTGGACAATCAAGAGCATTCAGAG GTGGTCCAAAAGGTGCGAGCATCTGGGCTACACGTGTGCTTACTGGTGCTGGGTGCTGAGGAGTATGAATGTGCTGTGTCTGATGGAACAAACCTCATGGCTCTGGTCCGGGCTCACCGTGGAGATGGCTATGCCCGCCCCCGCCTGTACCACATCAACAGAGAGCCTGGCTTCGGCTTTGGGTTCAGCATCATCCCAATTGAGG GTGATAGAGGGAGGTATTATCTGAACCCAGCGATTGAGGGTCCGGCTGAAAGAGCAGGCGTTCAGGCAGGGGACCATCTGCTCTGGATCAATGGAGTTATGGTCTCAACCCTCTCACATTCAGCATTGTCAAAAATG ATTAAGAGGTGTGGCGAATATGTGACCATCTTGGTGATAGACAGCACAAGTGAAGAGAGCTATATTCGCCGAAAACTGCCCATTGTTCCTGCATTTGCTTGCACCCATAACCTACTGCACAGGCCAAAAACTCTACATCTTGTCCAGGGACTACAGGGCTATGGCTTCCTTCTACGACAAGAGAAGCTGACTTCAGGGAGAATTG CTCACGTGCTGCGAGAGGTGGACCCTTGTAGCCCAGCAGAGGCTGCAGGGATGGAGGATGGTGATCTGCTGTTGGCAGTCAATGGAGAGCAGGTGGAAGGTTTGGAGCATGAGGACATTGTCAGCAGAATACGGAAAAGTGGTCAGCAGGTCACGTTTACCACCATCTCCATCCAGGGCAGAGACTACTTCACACAG CTGGGTTTTTCACCGTTATTGTTTTACGaacaaaacattccaaaaagGGAGCATTTCCCTGAGCTCACTCTACCACGCAAGGATGTGCACACTAACCGGTCGTGTCCTCGCCTCTGTGTCCTTCACAAGGAGGCCAGAGGATTTGGCTTCATCTTGGCTTGCAACCAGAACAAACCGGGACCCTACATTGGACAG GTGACAGCGGGGTgtgctggagagagagcaggactgTGGGAGGGGGATGTGATCGTGGAGGTGAACGGCCAGAACGTGGAACATGAGCACTTTGAGGAAGTGATGAGGCTGATCAAGAAGGCAGGCACCTCTCTCAGACTGCTGGTTGTGAAGGGTACAGGGTACGAGGCCCGCAGAAACAGTGGCCTACCGATCAACCCAGGATTGATCCCGGAAGGCACACAG CCTCCAGATTCAACAACAGACTACTTTGTGTAA
- the phykpl gene encoding 5-phosphohydroxy-L-lysine phospho-lyase isoform X1, with product MALQMFDKERTLQMRQKLIGQSCRLFFSHEPLKIVKARGQYLYDENGTQYLDCISNVQHVGHCHPSITKAATAQMELLNANSRFLHDNIVQYAERLANTLPQKLCVFYFVNSGSEANDLALRLARQYTQNKDVVVLNHAYHGHLTSLIDISPYKFWKLEGQKEWVHVAPLPDTYRGLYREGHPNPGQAYADTVKNLIDEVQNRGRKISCFFVESLPSVGGHIILPPGYFPKVAEYIRAAGGVFVADEIQTGFGRVGSHFWAFQLQGEDFCPDIVTMGKPMGNGHPLACVVTTKEIAGTFTANGVEYFNTFGGNPVSCAIGLAVLDVIEKEDLRANAVRVGSQLKKLLKQLQAKHTIIGDVRGVGLFLGFELVKDRVALTPATEEAGLLVQRLKERHICLSTDGPWANVIKFKPPMCFSMEDAERVTEQIGFILQEIEDASNN from the exons atggcTTTGCAAATGTTTGACAAGGAACGAACTCTGCAAATGCGTCAAAAACTAATTGG GCAATCGTGCAGACTGTTTTTTTCGCACGAACCATTAAAAATAGTGAAAGCGCGAGGACAGTATTTGTATGATGAAAATGGGACACAGTACTTGGATTGCATTAGCAATGTTCAACACG TGGGACACTGTCATCCGAGTATTACTAAAGCAGCCACTGCTCAAATGGAGCTTCTTAACGCAAACAGCAGATTCCTACATGACAATATCGTGCAATATGCAGAACGCCTTGCAAATACTCTTCCCCAGAAACTCTGTGTCTTTTACTTCGTCAACTCAGG ATCAGAAGCTAATGATCTTGCCCTACGATTGGCTCGTCAATATACTCAAAATAAGGATGTTGTAGTTCTAAACCA tgCCTATCATGGACATCTTACCAGTCTTATTGACATAAGTCCTTACAAGTTCTGGAAGTTGGAAGGCCAAAAAGAGTGGGTTCATGTG GCACCACTCCCTGATACGTACAGAGGCCTCTACCGAGAGGGTCATCCCAACCCAGGCCAGGCATACGCAGACACCGTGAAGAACCTTATTGATGAAGTGCAGAACAGAGGACGCAAG ATTTCATGTTTCTTTGTGGAGTCCTTACCCAGTGTTGGTGGACATATCATCCTGCCACCTGGCTACTTCCCAAAAGTTGCAGA GTACATCCGAGCTGCAGGGGGAGTGTTTGTAGCTGATGAAATTCAGACCGGCTTTGGCCGCGTGGGAAGCCACTTCTGGGCCTTTCAGCTCCAGGGTGAAGACTTCTGCCCTGATATTGTGACTATGGGCAAGCCCATGGGTAATGGGCATCCATTGGCATGTGTGGTCACCACAAAGGAGATAGCGGGCACGTTCACAGCCAATGGTGTAGAATATTTCAATACT TTTGGTGGGAACCCAGTGTCCTGTGCAATTGGCCTGGCAGTACTAGATGTGATAGAGAAGGAGGACCTGAGAGCAAACGCTGTCCGTGTTGGCAGTCAATTAAAGAAGCTCCTCAAACAGCTCCAGGCCAAACACACAATCATTGGTGATGTGCG TGGTGTAGGGCTGTTTTTGGGCTTTGAACTGGTTAAAGACAGAGTAGCTTTGACACCAGCAACAGAGGAAGCGGGCCTGCTTGTCCAGAG GCTGAAAGAGAGGCACATATGTCTGAGCACTGATGGACCATGGGCGAATGTGATCAAATTCAAACCCCCTATGTGCTTTAGCATGGAGGATGCTGAAAGAGTGACTGAACAAATTGGCTTTATTCTCCAAG AAATTGAGGATGCTTCCAATAACtag
- the phykpl gene encoding 5-phosphohydroxy-L-lysine phospho-lyase isoform X2 produces MTISCNMQNALQILFPRNSVSFTSSTQEANDLALRLARQYTQNKDVVVLNHAYHGHLTSLIDISPYKFWKLEGQKEWVHVAPLPDTYRGLYREGHPNPGQAYADTVKNLIDEVQNRGRKISCFFVESLPSVGGHIILPPGYFPKVAEYIRAAGGVFVADEIQTGFGRVGSHFWAFQLQGEDFCPDIVTMGKPMGNGHPLACVVTTKEIAGTFTANGVEYFNTFGGNPVSCAIGLAVLDVIEKEDLRANAVRVGSQLKKLLKQLQAKHTIIGDVRGVGLFLGFELVKDRVALTPATEEAGLLVQRLKERHICLSTDGPWANVIKFKPPMCFSMEDAERVTEQIGFILQEIEDASNN; encoded by the exons ATGACAATATCGTGCAATATGCAGAACGCCTTGCAAATACTCTTCCCCAGAAACTCTGTGTCTTTTACTTCGTCAACTCAGG AAGCTAATGATCTTGCCCTACGATTGGCTCGTCAATATACTCAAAATAAGGATGTTGTAGTTCTAAACCA tgCCTATCATGGACATCTTACCAGTCTTATTGACATAAGTCCTTACAAGTTCTGGAAGTTGGAAGGCCAAAAAGAGTGGGTTCATGTG GCACCACTCCCTGATACGTACAGAGGCCTCTACCGAGAGGGTCATCCCAACCCAGGCCAGGCATACGCAGACACCGTGAAGAACCTTATTGATGAAGTGCAGAACAGAGGACGCAAG ATTTCATGTTTCTTTGTGGAGTCCTTACCCAGTGTTGGTGGACATATCATCCTGCCACCTGGCTACTTCCCAAAAGTTGCAGA GTACATCCGAGCTGCAGGGGGAGTGTTTGTAGCTGATGAAATTCAGACCGGCTTTGGCCGCGTGGGAAGCCACTTCTGGGCCTTTCAGCTCCAGGGTGAAGACTTCTGCCCTGATATTGTGACTATGGGCAAGCCCATGGGTAATGGGCATCCATTGGCATGTGTGGTCACCACAAAGGAGATAGCGGGCACGTTCACAGCCAATGGTGTAGAATATTTCAATACT TTTGGTGGGAACCCAGTGTCCTGTGCAATTGGCCTGGCAGTACTAGATGTGATAGAGAAGGAGGACCTGAGAGCAAACGCTGTCCGTGTTGGCAGTCAATTAAAGAAGCTCCTCAAACAGCTCCAGGCCAAACACACAATCATTGGTGATGTGCG TGGTGTAGGGCTGTTTTTGGGCTTTGAACTGGTTAAAGACAGAGTAGCTTTGACACCAGCAACAGAGGAAGCGGGCCTGCTTGTCCAGAG GCTGAAAGAGAGGCACATATGTCTGAGCACTGATGGACCATGGGCGAATGTGATCAAATTCAAACCCCCTATGTGCTTTAGCATGGAGGATGCTGAAAGAGTGACTGAACAAATTGGCTTTATTCTCCAAG AAATTGAGGATGCTTCCAATAACtag